A stretch of DNA from Bombus huntii isolate Logan2020A chromosome 15, iyBomHunt1.1, whole genome shotgun sequence:
TGCATGGTATTATTTTTTGCTTGAGAGTTGGCAACTATGACGTGATAACTCTTGTTTTAATATAGAATCGCATCTGTTTATAAGTTGTTTGCGCGCACGGTATACCGAGCAGAAAATTTACGCACAAACGCCGTAACTATCTCGAAGGAGAATTGTAACGAGCAATTGTCGATCTTATCGAATCTGTACTTTAATTGTCACTGCGAACGCTGAGCGAAAGATGCCACTCGAGGACGTAATATTATCGTTCAGTTGAGAATTTGTTGTACGACTATATGATTTTGCTAGATCGTAGGAAGAGAATGCAGCTAATGCGACGATCGAAATACACCGCAGAAATTGTAGATATATTTAGAGGCGAAGAAAGCTTCGAGTTAAAGATTTGGAAGGTTCGTAAATATCTCTACTTAGCAGGTCGACATTTGCATTCGCTGTATTTTATCAGATAATGTAACAAAATTCGACGCTTGTCAAGGGAAATTCGTTTAATTGTAACTTACGCGTATTGTTAATTCTTAACTATCTGGATACCTGGCCGCAACTGTGCGTGTATGCGAAACTAGAAAGGAACATGCTCAATCTTAAGAATCTTTGCCCGTGCTCGATAGGAGAAAACTTGGAAAAAAGTGTTACAGTACCTCGATATTGTTCGAgctttcttctttccagtTTTAATAAGCCTTTTTGGTGCATCGATAATGCACCATGAAATTACGTATATGGTGCTGCGAACTTTTTaagttattttataattatatatcttGGCAacgtatatataaatatatatgtatatataaggAAAACATGTTCTGAATGTTAAAAAGGCACCTGAAACGTTGTGAATTATGTGGATAGATTGGTTAACAGTATTTCGGTTTAAGTATATCTGTAGTCAATAAAGTCAGATTAAAGTATGGTACCTATGTGAATTTGTTTACGATATTAATTGTTTCGAAATTTGACAAAATGTAAGTATTCGAAATTATGTAATGTTAAGCAAAATAACTTGGACGTTGCAGATTTCCCTATCTGTATATAATAGAAACTAAATTAAAGTACTTACATTCTTatcagaataaaaataattctatcaAAATGCCTTTATTATATACCtcatatttatgtatatttttattttctaagcatctttttaattattcattaaatcgttcgcattatattttatataaggaaaaataatttaaaatacttAACTTTGTGTATCGACCCACATAGTccgtataaaaatatataaattacaattacatACATACATCACATACACATGCATGTATTGTAACGAAGTCGTTATCATTTTTGTATCAGATGCAATGTTATCGACTCAATGTGAAGTAACTTCCAACTGTACCATCGTACATGGTTGAGTTGGATATATAGTTCCTCCATTCACCGCTCTAAATGCGACAAGAAATCCCATAAGCTGCAGATCTATTCTATAGCTTATATGTGGCAATAGATCTATCTTCTATCCAGGCTGTGCTAGGATTTTCAAATGTGACGTGAAAATGCATTGCGTGTTAAATCTAGAATACTTCTTGTCTATGCTTAAATACAACACCTCTTTTTGATGACAATTATAAACTTCTGGGTTTTTTTAATACTGCGGTCTGCTTTCttaaattagtattattagTTTAGAGATaattatgtatacatatattgtacATAATCAAAATTGTACTCATTGTAATATGCTTTTAAAAGCATATCTGAACTATAACTGTTTTCCATTAAACGATCAATATGGCGACTTCCACATAATAGTAAATAAAAGTGATAGATTTTGTTAaactttataataaatttcattgaaaaagtgTAACTgtttattacttttattttaataccCATTATTACAAATGATGGTAGATGATGTTTTACATTGAAGTGACTTACATAGCTTCTTGTTATTTCTGTACGTTTTCTTAACACTCATTTTGCTTGTTGTTAAACATGTGCTTGCGCATTTGGAACATATCAcaaagaatttgaaatattcatgaaattctgaaataaacgattatatttattttcagaatGAATTACAGTAATAACTTTTGTCATCATTtgttactttattaattttaaaaaggcattcttacaattatttcatatttttttcaatgtataatttaagtatttttcgacgtattttataattagCGTTATTATCTTTTAGCTATGATTAAACTtttttatgatatatttatagcaaataTAGAAGTATCTTACTCAATTTATAATCTTTACTTCATTGTATTCTTTTTTAcagttttttattatatacatcgAAATTATCCAACGTATGTACCAGAAATATATGATATCGCTTTTTCAGATCTTAAAAAAATACGCATATAATATACGTTTGGTTTTAAAAATCGAAGCTGtggtaatattaaaaaatgttgcaACGACATCGATTATTAGGGGATAAAATACTTTTTcgaatattgaaaaataagagCCCCCTCGTTAACAACATATGCGAAAAACtggtatttataaataaataaaattacatattttattaacagTATATGCTACCATTAAGCTGTAATTCATACACatattttgtatttgtattatttagttactaagataatctttatatttttgtatagaaAGATCAGTTttaataatctaatatgtttttatttataatgaattattattttagaataacAATGTGAAAAACATTGTATTATTATCAGAAGATGAACTTTGTGAACTATGGCTACATATAAAAACTGTATTATTAGAAGCACAAAAATTATGTAAACAAACATCAAAGAATAAAGACAAACATGTGAAAGTAAGGTCACTTAGATGAATATATTGTATGATATTTTGTCATTTTACTAttgttaatataattattattattatcatcaataCAATATATCTATGTTATCATTTCAGGAGTTTAATCTTATGATTAAATTAATACGTACAATAACTATCATGGCTCTTGAAACAATTGTACAACGAAAGTTTATACCCAATGTTCTATTACAAAACATAATATTACTACATTCTGCTGTGCTaccaaatataaaaaatgaacaggttgatgtttaattattatcatttattcttttaatattcatattttttaatttttaaataaaaatctctcTAAAGgctaaaaatgaaatatcaaatttgCTGGAAAGGTGGTGGATATTAGACATGACATGGAAAGAGAAAGTGATAAGAAATGTATTGAAATACCTCATCCAAAATAGCAAAACTTCATTGGTAATTATCCTTTGAGTATATAAATACATGTGAACAATGTAACTTCAAATAACTGattcattaattatatttttagcaACATGTAAAACGTTTATATGAGATAAGGTCTAGTATCACATTACTGAAATGCACTGAAGATGTGCAAGAACTACTTAAACTTGTTCGAGAAAAAACTGTGATGTCCCTTGAAGAAGGTCGAATgttgatattatatttatttacgcTTGGGGAGCAATATATATTGGTACAAGTTATAAATTATGCCAAAAAGGTTATAAATATCAGTTTATATCAAACTAACATTAACATAATTGATATTTCAGGGAGTTCATAATAATGTAAGAGTAGTATTACAAGATATTGAATACAGTTATATTCCTGCATATGCAGATCTATATGCAACAGCATGGTTAAATGGAActgaaaaatttaagaaatttattgttgaaaattgtttacaaagtattattttttattgtttccgAACATATAGAGATGATACAGGAAGGGGAAAGCTTGGTAAAAATCTGCTTTCATTTGTTGCTGCTATGCATGATAGCAAGCATCAAGCAGCAAAATTAATGATTCACAATGAATGTAAACCTTTACTTTGGCAATATTTAAAGGTATTACCAGaatgaaatttacatatacacatatacataatatgttataagCACCAAATTAAATTCTTATCACAGGCACATGGGTCTTTCATCATATGCAATGCTGTAGAGATTCTCTTCATAACAAGTTCTGTTCAATATACATGTACTCCAAGAGACAGAAATAAAATctatattcaaaaatattatgaaacaATAACAGATCTCTTAAAAGATTCAGATTCTGAAGTGTGCAATGTTACTATAAAAGTATGGTAATTTGTCTATTATTactttaacctcttgctttacaATATTAGTACACATCATATAAGGACATGGATTATGCTTTCAATTCAATAAAGAGGTCTGTTTCTTCAGTCTGAACATTATCACCACTTACTTAAATAGTTACTAACAAAACTATAAGGCAAGGggttaaatatttcaaaactaattattgatatttaagaaatgtGAACATCTTTAGGGTCTGTTTaaaatgttagaaaaatattgGAATCATGTCCCAAACAATATTATTCTGAGTTGGTTAAATATACTACTACAACATACAAAAAAAGCCAGTAATTCCGAAATAAGGGCAAACATTTTTACtggtttaaaaaaaatattagttAAAGAACGATCTTATATGATACTTAAAGATTTTCTACCAAATTTCGCAAACAGTATTTATGACGAAGATCAAATGGTATTAGAAGCGTTAATTAAACTTCTTTACCATGCACAAAACCAACTTGGAATACCATTCTGGAATATAGTACCCTTGACCTATGTTCTCGATCGCTTAGAGGTATacataatacaaaataatatttgactatttgcaaataaagataatattaaatttaatgtcttattattattttcagacTACTCAAGATGAATTTGTCTTGCAAGAATTAGTAAAACTTATGTGGTTACGTATATCGTTGAATGGTACACATCACGATAAAATAAAGGATGAATTAGCATACATAGGAACAAGCAATATAAATGCCGTTAGAAGATTTTGTTTGCATTCTAAATCTGTTATAAGTTTGAGTACATCCACGAAGCTTATTGAAACTTTGTTATCTGTGATAAGAGAAGAAATGGAATGTTTACCTGtagcaaaaatattaaacaaaaattataataaaaaagttaaatttaacaagaagaagaatagCTTCGAAAAtggtaataatatataattattgtgtgatattaaatttattaagttTAAGTCTAAACATTAATAATTGTGTTTATCGGAGTAGATTCTTCAAATAGTTGGAATGATGACTTTGATAACTATAGagctataaatatatatatcgatattattgctATGTTATTAATAGCAAATATTGAACATAGTGACGAaggaatattgtataaaaaagaaattaatattttacaactAATTGCACATGCATTACCAGAGCTTTTCAAGAATTTCAGAGTAAGTATTCATAATTTATTCCCTATAGGTTCCtataatatgtatgtaatcCTTTTTCAGGAAACACCAATAAACGAgtcaataatatttttattttctttaataccTCCGAAATtttttttgaataaaattggTATTCTGGAAATGTTGATACAACAACTGTGTGATCCCAATACTCCTGATGAAAGTCTCCTTTCAATTGTGTATCTTCTCATGAAATGGAATAAGGGAGATACAATTTTATTCGCATTAACGAATCTTTTTACACAATCTTTAAATACAAATGCAAGACATAATCAGGTAAAGATATTgcttaataaatatattaataacaataagaTATAATACTATTAAATGTTCATTTAGAATACTGCACATGATTTCCAAATTAATGAGAAGGGTCTAGAATTAAGTTTACGAATTCTAAAACATTTACTGCATGTTGAATATCAGTCAGttttaatgaataaatatcATAAGGACATACTTAAATTTTGGGAAAGTTTACATAGACTAAGAAGTTTTatagaaagagaaatgaaTAATGAGTGCAATATAAAAAGTCTTGTATCcaaagatataattataaatttttttaaagaatatatatCAATGATTGCAATATTACATAAAAAGGATGTATTTGATACATCAGAACATTTTTCAGAGATTTTATTATGGGTCAGGAGGTATGAAAGTTAATTACATATTCTTATCAATTTTCTAGAAGTATTGTTATTGTTAACATACCCTTTCTTTTTACACAGGACAATAGTGACACACATATCGCACATTGATGTAAACATTATAGAAAATCATTATacttgtaaaaatataataaaaagtactTTTGATATGTCAAATTTACTACTGAAAGAGTGCAATACTACTCCGAAACTATGTTGTGATATTGTACTTTTATATTGCAGTTGTTTATCATCACCAAAtggtataatttttttaaatgatgCATTTGATGCAATAATGATGTTATTAGATTTTAGTAAAATGGCTTATGACGAACAAGAaccaaatttattaaacattgTTGTACcaaattttgtatgtattgTAATGGTTACTTTAACTAAATGTAGCAAAGATATATTACTTAAATATACAAACGTAAGTATACGTAATGAGTTATCTAAAAAAGACGcggtaaatattttctacattagaaTTAAATAACTTATTAATTATAGGACAGAAAAATACTGCATAAATTAacgcaaaaatatttttccgttattaaaaatacttttgaCAATGAGAGTTCTTATCTTTCATATATAACTATTATGTTTAATGCTGCAATCAGTAGTATAAGTATGGAAATTACACGTTTACTACAACGCTCACATATAAtagatgaaaatattataagcACACCGTTTCCTTATCTagcaaaagaaatattaaaaattattttaaatacaaaaagatATCAAAAACTGAGTATACAAGTATTAACAAAGACAATAACAAGTTGTGCAAAAGTAAGTATATATACACTATTTCAAATCTATTAATAGTGTAGCTAATTCATTTCACATTTTAGATTGACATGTTATCTTCTCTGATAGTAATATACAAAATGcttaaatcaaataataaaaaagttattaatttacttaAAAACGTGACATTAGCATCCAAAGTACACTACCAAAATCAATCTTGTGATACTCTCTTTGATaggtattattaattttttattctaaaagTAATAATATGTTAATCGTAACCGTAATTACGTGATCAGAAAGATCATAATATtgataagaaatataatattcataattCTTCCAGGTCTATAAATGATGCAATAGATACAGTTATAGATGCCatattgaaacaaaaataatacaattaccGTTTATGTAATAACTAATTATGTAATTGTAATAAGCCAATATATCTACTAcgctatatatttttattcaatattttatgtattaatgaaactataaaattatatctttttgaaagtagaaaatttttacattagTATATCAATTAAGATACTGaacgtaattattaattacaaattaataattgaaataaggATTCCAATTAGAATAATTAGAACGAGAAAAAATAAGATTTCTAGAGATATAATGTttaaagttaaataaatatacatacatatattgtatatttaaatataattattttttgtacaagaatatttcatttgtttacatatgtaaaatatttaaataaattatacgaaATTGTAATTACTACAATTGTTATGTATTGTAATTTATGACTTACTGTTCCGCCATTGCACGTTACTTAGCCAGAAAACGTTATATTTCTCATTTGTCTGACTGCAGCTACAACTCTGGCATTGCATCCAGAGCTACTCTTCTGGTAATCTTCTGGTGGGAGTCTTAATAAAAGAGACATATGTT
This window harbors:
- the LOC126873756 gene encoding LOW QUALITY PROTEIN: uncharacterized protein LOC126873756 (The sequence of the model RefSeq protein was modified relative to this genomic sequence to represent the inferred CDS: deleted 2 bases in 2 codons), producing the protein MLQRHRLLGDKILFRILKNKSPLVNNICEKLNNNVKNIVLLSEDELCELWLHIKTVLLEAQKLCKQTSKNKDKHVKEFNLMIKLIRTITIMALETIVQRKFIPNVLLQNIILLHSAVLPNIKNEQAKNEISNLLERWWILDMTWKEKVIRNVLKYLIQNSKTSLQHVKRLYEIRSSITLLKCTEDVQELLKLVREKTVMSLEEGRMLILYLFTLGEQYILGVHNNVRVVLQDIEYSYIPAYADLYATAWLNGTEKFKKFIVENCLQSIIFYCFRTYRDDTGRGKLGKNLLSFVAAMHDSKHQAAKLMIHNECKPLLWQYLKAHGSFIICNAVEILFITSSVQYTCTPRDRNKIYIQKYYETITDLLKDSDSEVCNVTIKGLFKMLEKYWNHVPNNIILSWLNILLQHTKKASNSEIRANIFTGLKKILVKERSYMILKDFLPNFANSIYDEDQMVLEALIKLLYHAQNQLGIPFWNIVPLTYVLDRLETTQDEFVLQELVKLMWLRISLNGTHHDKIKDELAYIGTSNINAVRRFCLHSKSVISLSTSTKLIETLLSVIREEMECLPVAKILNKNYNKKVKFNKKKNSFENDSSNSWNDDFDNYRAINIYIDIIAMLLIANIEHSDEGILYKKEINILQLIAHALPELFKNFRETPINESIIFLFSLIPPKFFLNKIGILEMLIQQLCDPNTPDESLLSIVYLLMKWNKGDTILFALTNLFTQSLNTNARHNQNTAHDFQINEKGLELSLRILKHLLHVEYQSVLMNKYHKDILKFWESLHRLRSFIEREMNNECNIKSLVSKDIIINFFKEYISMIAILHKKDVFDTSEHFSEILLWVRRTIVTHISHIDVNIIENHYTCKNIIKSTFDMSNLLLKECNTTPKLCCDIVLLYCSCLSSPNGIIFLNDAFDAIMMLLDFSKMAYDEQEPNLLNIVVPNFVCIVMVTLTKCSKDILLKYTNDRKILHKLTQKYFSVIKNTFDNESSYLSYITIMFNAAISSISMEITRLLQRSHIIDENIISTPFPYLAKEILKIILNTKRYQKLSIQVLTKTITSCAKIDMLSSLIVIYKMLKSNNKKVINLLKNVTLASKVHYQNQSCDTLFDRTNTIKERPFWKVLFTPLDNQLGFLVTQFTLWIPINCLTEGYKSKKKRERRWKTASYRPFPGPLLIATPPKLRLRVTICATVGSWNFAWK